The Megalobrama amblycephala isolate DHTTF-2021 linkage group LG16, ASM1881202v1, whole genome shotgun sequence genome includes the window GCATCcatgtttatttaattcattgCAAGGCTAAGACCTTTGCAGTTTTTATGAACTTTAGAAATGCTTGTCTTATTTCTTTTGTTCTCACTCCATAAAtaattgggttaaaacaacttgaaAAAGCAAGTACATTGTGCTCACAAATACACGACTACTGGGAGAAAAATTATTTCTTATTCTGTATGACAAGAATGCAATCAAGGCAAAAGTCAAAGTAAATGACATAACAATGATGTGAGTAATGCAGGTGTTTAAGGCCTTCATGTTAGTTTTGCCAGATTTGAACACAGATGTAAAAATCAGAATATAAGAAACATTGATAAGAATAAAATCTGCAGTTGGTATAAGGAAAGCAGTCAAAAGTCCTGCAATGTTATTAATGGATATATCCCCACATGCTAACTGAACCAATGCCATGTGCTCACAGAAACAGTGGTCGATAAAATTTGTTAAACAATATGACAGTTTTCCAGCCAGAGAGACCGTAATGACCACCAGGATTACATTTCTGATTAATGGCACAACAACAAACTTTAGAAAGTTAGGGATTTCCATGTATTTGTGATAATAAAGAGGTTTGCATATTGCAAAGTAACGATCCAGTGCCATCCACAAAAGCAAAGTAGACTGAAATGTTCCAACAAAATGAAGGCAAAACATCTGTATCAAACAACCAGTTAAAGATATCCCACTCCAATTAAACAAAAAGTTCAGAAGCATGTTAGGTACAAATAATATAGGTAATATCAAGTCTACAACTGCCATAAGACTAATTAGTACATACATTGGAGAATGCAAAGATTTTTTAGTGGTgattaaatatataagaataGAATTTGCTGTGATAGCCAATAAAAACATCAGAAAGAAAGGGACAAATAAAAAAGGTCTCCATTCTCCTAGGCTGTAAAAACCAATCATTTTGAAGTCTGTGAAAGAAATATTTTCTGCAGGAAGGTCCTTCATGCTGTTAAATGTCTTTACACTCAAGAGTATTCTGTTCAAATTATGTTGATGAAACTGAAAGAAATAAACATAGTTAATCAAGTTTCCCTGTATACAACATGAAATTTATTCAGTGTGAGAACAAATATATCTCTAATGGTATTGGTATTTTCAGATGCCATTCATCATTATGGTCTTCAAGAAGAATTGCAATAAACTTTACAATACCaccaacaacaataacaatagttTTTAGATTTGGCTGAATGTATTCCTGTCAATATGCAACATTTCAATTTACCTTAATTCTGAGCCTTTGTTTTTACTGTGATTTAATTTACACAAACAGActattgagagaaaaaaagtccaaACTGAATGCTTTCTTAAGTTGGCAGAGGATTGAggaataaacaataaatataacattctaCCCCTTTACGGTAATAACAGAAATCATAATTTCTTTATCctgaaattcatttttgtttttagttaatACCTTGTCTTACATCTTAGCTTGAAATGAAAGGTAGACACATATCATGGTCTTTAAATACACTGTGTTGTGTCCCCAAGAGTCTGTGCAATACTGTATTCCCATAGAGCTCACCCTCATACATTTTAAGGCATAaacattgtattttatattatgtgAAATACTTCAAGGGAATTAAAAAGTACATTACtttgtttaattgtttattcTTCAGACTTGTGAATAAGATGtgtatctaatattt containing:
- the LOC125249170 gene encoding olfactory receptor 52K1-like, encoding MKDLPAENISFTDFKMIGFYSLGEWRPFLFVPFFLMFLLAITANSILIYLITTKKSLHSPMYVLISLMAVVDLILPILFVPNMLLNFLFNWSGISLTGCLIQMFCLHFVGTFQSTLLLWMALDRYFAICKPLYYHKYMEIPNFLKFVVVPLIRNVILVVITVSLAGKLSYCLTNFIDHCFCEHMALVQLACGDISINNIAGLLTAFLIPTADFILINVSYILIFTSVFKSGKTNMKALNTCITHIIVMSFTLTFALIAFLSYRIRNNFSPSSRVFVSTMYLLFQVVLTQLFME